DNA sequence from the Leptospira limi genome:
GTTCTGAACAATACGATTGATATCAAGCATGGTGATAAGCCTTTCTTTCTGTAAATTTTAGTGAATTTTTATAAATACGTTCTGCTACTTCTGTATTAGGTTCTGTTCGTAATGAAAACATTTTCTCCAATACAAAGGGTAAATGCGAAGAATCATTTCTTTTCCCACGATGCGGCATTGGTGATAAAAATGGTGCATCTGTTTCAATCAAAATGGATTCGAGTGGAATTTTTTTGGCAGCTTCTTGGATCTCCACCGCTGATTTAAACGTAACAATTCCTGAAAAAGAAATATAATACCCAAGATCAACAAATTGTTTTGCAGCTTCATAATCATAAGTAAAACAATGGATCACTCCAAATGCTTTTGTCTTATATTCTTTTAATGCTTCATACGTATCCTGAAAAGCATCTCGTGAATGGATGACAACGGGCATTTGGTACTCT
Encoded proteins:
- a CDS encoding TatD family hydrolase codes for the protein MGYSLIDTHCHLDIIREQGQSIEETLEKSRMAGVDQLVQIGIDLPSSIEAVRISDIYSTDELKISYSIGCHPTETHEFPNADQILDLAKSRMNDPKFAAIGEIGMDLYHDASTRSQQNDVLRKFLDFSSEYQMPVVIHSRDAFQDTYEALKEYKTKAFGVIHCFTYDYEAAKQFVDLGYYISFSGIVTFKSAVEIQEAAKKIPLESILIETDAPFLSPMPHRGKRNDSSHLPFVLEKMFSLRTEPNTEVAERIYKNSLKFTERKAYHHA